CGAGGTGGGCGCCGAAGGCAACCGCCACGGCGCCGCGCCGCTGAAGGCCGGGTGGCGCAAGATGTGCTTCGGTTCGCCCTACCTCGATTTCGTGATCGCCCAGGTGGAGGAGATGGTTCGCAACTACGACGCCGACGGCGCCTGGCTGGACATCATCCACCAGGGCGAGTGCTGCTGCACATGGTGCCTCGCGGGCATGGAGAAGGCGGGCCTGAATCCCGAGAAGGCCGAGGACCGTCAGGCCTACGCCCGCCGGGTGCTGCTCGCCTACTACCAGCGAATGACCGACGCGGTGCACGCCCTCAAGCCCGGGCTGCTCATCTTCCACAACAGCGGCCACATCCCGCGCGGGCGACGCGACCTGTTCCCCTACTTCACGCACCTGGAGCTGGAGTCCCTGCCCACCGGCGGCTGGGGCTACGACCACTTTCCCATTTCGGCTAAGTACTCGGCCACGACCGGTTTCGACTTCGTGGGCATGACGGGCAAGTTTCACACCACCTGGGGCGAGTTCGGGGGCTACAAGAACCCCGTGGCCCTGCGCTACGAGTGCGCGGCGATGCTGGCCTGGGGTTCGAAGTGCGGCGTGGGCGACCAGCTTCATCCCGATGGGCACATGGACGAGGACACCTATCGCATCATCGGCGACGCCTTTGCCCACGTGGAGGCCCGCGAGCCCTGGTGCAAGGGCGCCAAGCCGGCCTCCGAGGCAGCCATTCTCTCGGTCGAAGCCGTCCAGAAGCGCCATCGCGGCAGCGACGACCCCGACGTGGGGGCGGCCCGCATCCTGCTCGAGAACCACGTGAACTTCGACGTGGTGGACACCGAGGCCGACTTCGCCCGCTATCGTCTGCTCGTGCTGCCCGACGAGGTGACACTCGACGACAAGGCCCTGCTCCGCAAGGTCAAGGCATTCGTCGCGGCCGGCGGCACGCTCGTTCTCAGCGGCCGCAGCGGCATGAACGCTGAGGGCACGAAGTTCCTGGTGGACGTGGGGGCCAAGCCCGTCGGCCCCTCGCCCTGGCAGCCTGACTACGTGAAGCTGCTGAAGCCCAGAGGCGGCGCATCCCTGCCCTGCGAAGGCCTGGTCGAGAATCCCTTCGTCATGTATGAGCGGGCGCAGCGGGTGAAGGTGACCGGCGCCGAGGTGCTGGCCGAGGCCTGGCGGCCCTACTTCAACCGCGAGTTCCGCCACTTCTGCTCGCATCAGCACACGCCGCCGAGCGAGCCGGCCGGCTACCCCGCCGCCCTCCGCAAGGGCCGCGTGCTCTACTTCGCCCACCCCGTGTTCGCCAACTACCGCAACAAGGGCCAACAACTCGCCCGCGACTACGTCTGGCGGCTGATCGCCGACACCTACGGCCGCCTCGACGTCGAGGTGGGGCTGCCCAGCGGCGGCCGCGTGAGCCTGCTGCGGCAGGCGGCCCGTCGCCGCCACATCCTGCATCTCCTCTACGCTACGCCGATCAATCGCGGGCGGGGCATCGAGGTCATCGAAGACGTCGTGCCCCTCTACGACGTGCCCGTGTCGCTCAAGCTCAGGGCCCGCAGGGTCACGCTCGTGCCCGAGGGCAAGCCCTTGCGGTTCACCCGCAGAAAGGGCCGCATCGAGTTCACCGTCCCGCGCCTCGAGATGCATCAGATGATCGCCCTCGACGACTGAGGGCAAAGGCAAGTCATCCCCCGCACTTGCAGGAAGAGCCGCATGATCCGCCAAGCCTTCGTGATGTCGGTGAATCCCGGCCAGGAGGCCGAGTATGAGCGACGGCACCGGCCCATCTGGCCCGAGCTGGAAGCCACGCTCAAGGCCCACGGCGTCCACAACTACTCGATCTTCCTGCACCCCGAGACCCGCCAGCTCTTCGCCTACGCCGAGGTCGAGAGCGAGGCGCAATGGGCCGCCATCGCCCAGACGCCCGAATGCAGGAGATGGTGGGCGCACATGAAGGACGTGATGCCCGCCAATCCTGACGATAGCCCCGTCTCCCAGCCGCTCAAGGAGGTGTTCCACATTGACTGACCGCACCCTCTCCTGTCTGCTCCTACTCGTCTTTGGAGCCGTCGCCGTGGCCGAGGACATCAATCCCTATCCGCGCCAGCTCGTTCGCACCGAGTCGCTGATGAAGTGGACGTTCGAAGCGGGCAACGCGGGCTGGGCCGCACTGCACGAGTGCACGGTCGCCGCCGAGAAGGGGGTGCTGAAGATCACGTCCACCGGCCCCGACCCGTATCTCCGCAGCCCGGCCTTCAAGGCCGAAGGGCCGCTCGCCGTGCGGTTGCGGATGAAAGGCGCAGCGGACGGCCATGGACAGATCTTCTGGGCCACCGCGCAATCGTCCGGCATCGAGGAAGCCAAGAGCACCCGCTTCGACATGACCCACGACAGGCAGTGGCACGACTACGAGGTGCCGCTCGATGCGACGGGCACGGTGACGATGCTCCGCCTCGACCCCGGCACGGCACCAGGCGAAGTCGAGGTCCAGTCTGTCGAGCTCTGCCGCCTCGTCCGCCACCCCCTCGAGATCGTCAAGGTCGAGTCGGGCGACGGCCTGGCCGTCGTCCAACTGAAGAACCACGGGGTCGAGCCAATCGAGTTCACCCTCGGCGGCAAGGCGGCCACTATCGCCGCCGGAGCCGTCGAGCGGTCGCTCCTGAAGCTGGATGCCAAGCAGCCCTTCGAGGCCGTCGCCATCGCCATCGAGCCCAAGGGGCTTCCACCCATCCGCCGCACCCTCTTCGTCCACCATTCCAATGCCCAGACGGACTGGGTAAGCCTGGAGAGCAAAGATCTCATCGTGCGCGTCGCCCGCGACGCCTCCGGGGCGCGCATCGAGCGTGCGGGAAAGACCGCGGCCATCATCGCGCCCCTCGTTCACACGAACGGCGTGGTGCCGAAACTCGAAATTGACAAGAGCGTGGTGACGGACGCCGCCCCCTCCGTCGCGTTCCGCGGCGAAGGTGTCTCCATTCTCCTGATGCTCCGCAACGACGAACTCTCCGTGCGGATCGTGAGCGACAAGCCGTGCGAAGGGCCCGTCGTGCGCGCCATCGGGCCGCTCGAGGCCGGCCTGTTCGCGGGACTCGAGTATCTCGGCAAGGGCGAGCGTTCGTCCTCTAGGCTCGATATCGAGACGCCCGAGCACGTGCGCTACCAGCCTGACATCCTCAAAGTCACGATGCCCCTGATGGCCTGCGTGACTTCGCTTGTAGTTCCGCCTTCAGGCGGTCTGAGAGATGGGGAGGGAAAGGCAGAAGACCGCCTGAAGGCGGAACTCCCAACAGCGGTGGCTGTGGCTTGGGAGGACATGTCGCTCCAGCCCGTTTACGCCGTGCCGAACTTCTTCGACGGCACGCCTGACCACCGCATGGCCCTGCGCGGCACGAAGATCGAGGCGGCCATCCTCGTCCGGCCGGCCAGCATCGAGGAGGCGATCCTCTGGGCCGTGAAGCGCCACGGCCTGCCGCCCCTGCCGCCCGCGCCGCGCAGCCCCGAGGCCCAGGCCAAGCTATGCCTCGACGCGCTCAACGGCCCCCTGAAGGGCGAGGGCGGCTGGGGCCATTGCGCCGAGCCGAACTGGAAGCGCATGCCCACCGCCGACCACGCCTCGACGATCTGGCGCATCACCGGCGAGGCCCCGAAGCTCGACCGGCTCGTCCCCGGCGGCGCCCACGTCCCCAACGACGCCATCTGGTTCGCCACCGGCCGCGCCAAGCAATGGCTCGAAATGCGGTCGGCCCAGGCGCAGGGCCTCATCAAGAGCCAGAAGCCCGACGGCTCCTGGCGCTATCAGGGCCAATACCAGAAGGGCCACTACGAAGACACCGCGAGCGGCCACTGCGCCCGCCCCGCCGCCACGCTCCTGGAGTTCGCCCGCCTGACCGGCGACAAAGCTGCGCTTGATGCGGGGCTGAAGGCTCTTGACTACATGAAACGCTTCGACGTGCCGCGTGGGGCGCAGACCTGGGAGCTCTCGCTCCATACCCCCGACATCCTGGCCTCGGCCTATCTCGTCTGGGCCCACGTCCGCGGCTACGAGTTGACCGGCCGCGAGGACTACCTGGCCGAGGCCCGTCGCTGGGCGCTCAGCGGCGTCCCCTTCGTCTACCTGTGGACGTCGAAGCCGGTCATGCTCTACGCCACCATCGCCGTCTACGGCGCCACGAGCTGGCGCGCGCCCAACTGGATGGGCCTGCCCGTCCAGTGGTGCGGCGGCGTCTACGCCTACGCCCTGGCGATGCTCGCCCCTCACGACAAGACGCTCGACTGGGCGCACCTCGCCCGCGGCATCCTCATCAGCGCCGAGCAGCAGCAATACCCTGACGGCCCGTTCGTCGGCACGCTCCCTGATTCGTTCCACCTGGCCGCTCAGCGCCGCCAGGGGCCGAACATCAATCCCTGCGCCATCCTGAGCCTGCGCTGGGTGCTCGATGGCCAGCTTGACTCGTTGGCGGTCGCGGCGGACGCCAAGCACCGCGTCGTCGCCCCCTTCCCTGTCGAGCTCCGCGACGGCCAGGCCCACATCAAGGCCCGCAAGGGCATCACCTATCAACTCCTCGTTGACGGCCACCGCATCCGCGACGTCCAGTCCGAGGGCAACGACCTTGTTCCCTTGAATTGATCGCGCGAAGGCAGGGAGACCCATGGCCACGAAACGCCGCTACACGAATGAGCCTATCGGGTTGGAGGTCATCCCCGACTTCCTGCCTCCGCCTGAGAAGCTCGTCCGGCGGGAGGAGACGGTGAAGGTCACGCTGGTCCTCGACAAGTTCCGCGTGGAGTTCTTTAAGCGCCACGCCCGCAGGAGCCACGTGCCCTGTCAGCGCGTCATCCGCCGCGTGCTCGACCTCTATGCCGCCCGCCATCGGTGAGCCGCTTCCCTCGCCTTCTCAAGCCCGGCAGCCTGGTCCTCAGTTACGGCGCCTTGACGGTGAAGCGGGTCTCATTGGACGCGGCGCCGCGGGTCTCCCACCGCACGGTATGCGTGCCTGCTTGCGTGACGTCGCGCGAGAGGTCGTATTCTCGTTCCCACGCTTCGTTCACCCCCATCGTTGCGCGGCCCGTCCACACTGAGAACAGCGTGCGGTTCTCCTTCCGCTCGCCGTCTACCACCAGCGTCCCCGTGAGGAACGGAAGGAAGTGGAGCGGGCCATCGCTCACGTTCTCCACGTAGAGCACCATGGGCATGGGCTTGCCCACGACCGCGTCCGTGGGCGGTTCGAGGAGCAGGCGGGCCTCTTTCGTGGGCTCTCCCCAGGTCGCCGTGAGCCGAAGCAGCGACCGCCGCAGGCTGCGGTCCACGTTCTCCTCCAGGAGCTTCACCAGGACCGGCACGGCCTCCTGGCAGCGGAGGGCCGCCAGGGCTTGAGCCGCCTTCGCCCTGCACCTAGCGTCACACGAGCTACGGAGGATCTCCAGCAGGGTCGCCGCGGCGGGGGCGTGGCGGAAGCGCCCCAGGGCGTCAACGAGGATCCAGCTCCGCTGGCTCTGTCTCGGGAGCTGGAGTGCCTCCAGCAGGGCCGGCGCGGCGTGGGGGTCGCCGATATCCCGCAACGCGCCTGCCGCGCTCTCGCGCAGATCGCTGCGAATGGCAGGGTCCTTGACGATCGTGCAGAGCCGCGGCACAGCCTGTCGGTCGCCCAGCGCGCCCAGCGCCCAGATGCTGACCTCACGGGCGCCAGCCCACGGGTCATCCAGGCCCTTGCGAAAGACTGACACGGCCGGCACGCCGAGGCGCCAGAGCGAGACGGTTGCGCCTGCGCGCTGCCGGATATCTGGACAGTGCTCCGCCACGAGGCGTTGCGCGATCTCATCGGCCTCCCGCGTGCGCGGGCCGTAGACTTGACTCGCGCTCCACCAGTTCTCGCCCCGCAGGCTCGGCCGGGTGAGATCGAGTTTCCACAGGGTCTCGCCCAGCTTGGGGAACGTGGCCTCGGCAATGACGCGGCACCCCTTGCCCACCAGCACGCAGTCCCAGTACTCATCGAAGGCGGCTCGGTACCTCATGATCCCGACCCACGGGCGCGGGAGGAACCAGAACGAAGCACTGGCAGTCCCACGCTTCGCCTCGACAAGGAAGGCGACCGGCTCATAGGTGAACCAATGGCGCGGAATCGTGTTCCGAGCGGTCTCGGCGATCTCGAAGTCGGGCAGCGCCCGATGCACCAGGGCCACGAAACCCTCAGCTTCGTCGTCGCTGGGCCACTCGCCCCCGAACGCGGCAGAGATGCCCATCAAGCATGCGGCGGGCAAGGCGCCGAGCCACAAGGAAAACTGTGTGGTGCGTCGCCAGTCCGTCATGGCCTGACTCCGTGTTCTCAAGAGCGAGTCTAGCAGGGCTATTCCCGGAAAGCAATAGGGTGCTCTTGCCGTCACTCCACCAGCACCAAGCCGTAGTAGTTCTGTTCGCAGTCGCGGGAGGCGACGACGGCGATGGGGAAGCCGGCGGCGCGGGCGGTGGCGAAGACGTCTATGCCGCAGGCCTCCATCGCGGGGCGGGCATCGTCCTCGTGGCGGCAGGCGCCCTCGAGGTTGCAGGTCTTGCACAGGCGGCACGGGCCGCAGGCGTAGGCGAACGCCTTGTAGTAGCCGGCCAGGAACACCTCGCGCTCCAACGCCACGACGATCTTGCGGATGTCCGCCGTCCGGTCGCCGTGGACGAGGATGGCGGTCTTGAACTCATCGAGGATTCTGCGCGTGCGTTCGGGCGTGGGCGAGTAGGGCGGGCAGTTGCGGCTGCTCGCATAGGCCCCGCAGCCGTACTGGCACTTCAGCCGCACCCATTCGCCCGTGAACACCTGGCTGGTGGGCACCAGCTTCGCCTCCTTCGCGCCCAGCTCGACGGCGCGGCGGAGGAAGCCGTCAAGCGGTGTCGGGTGTTGGGTGTTGGGTGTTCGGGGACCGGCGAGTGCCGCTGTCTTGGCCCTTGTTCGTTTCATGTCTTCTCTGCTCCCTCTGCTCCTCTGCGCGAGACTCATTTCCTCTCGCCGCGGATGTGGGCAACCGCGAACTCGCCGGGCGCGTCGCCGGGGTCGAGGCGCAGGGCGGTGATCGTCTGCCCCGCCCACTGGGCGTGCTTACCCACCTCCAGCCGATAGTCGTGGAACTGGCCGTCGGCGATGATGGGAAAGCGGAGCGACTTGGCCTCCTCGAAGTCGGGCGATGCCTTGGTGGTCCAGAAGAGCTGGGCCGATCGCCCGGCCGTCGCCCGCAGGCGGACGAGGAGGACGGGGCAGGCTTCGCCCTTCATGTGGACGAGGCTGCGGACGATGTAGGGGTCGCTGCCCGTTGCCGTGCCGCAGAGGGCGCCATCGCGGACGGCGAGACCACTGATGTCGTGCGCCGCCGTCCAGCCCTCGGCCGAGCGGGCGAACGTGAAGTCCAACCGCTCCACAACCGTCGGCAGCCGGTCCACCCGCCGATAGCGGGTTCCCTCCACGCGTACCGCCCACGTTCGTAGTGCGGCCTTCAGGCCGTAGCCTTCGGCCGGCGCAGGCGGGCCGACGCGGATCGAGAGATAGGCCAGCGCATCGTCATAGCGCCAGCCCGGCTCGGCCCCCTTCTCGACCTCCGCGCGCTCGGCGAGAGGCCTGCCGTCGAGGAGGACGATGGTCGGCCGAGCAACGTTGGCGATGAGGACGCAGCCCTCCTCGCCCGGCGGATACCCGGCCTTGAAGGTGAGGAGATCGCCGTCCCACGAGGTGTCGCTGATCCTGGCCGTGGCGGAGATGTGGATGCGGCGCTCGGGGCCGGAGAGGAATGAGAACAAGCCCTTCGCGGGACGGGGACGTCCCGCCCACAGCATCACCGTGGAAGGTTCCTCGTCGCGGCCATGGAGCAGCAGGATGTTCTGGATGATCTGGCGGGGGACAAAGACCCAGGGGCATTTCTTGCCGTCAATCGCGCTGATGTTGTCGGGCCACAGCGCCACGTTCTCGCCCTCACTGTCCTGCTGAAGAATGGCGCTGCGGATGATCAGCTCGGCGAGGCGACGCCAGTCCTTGCTCTGGTCGTATTCGGCCAGCTTCAGGAGCGCGGTCGCGTAGCGAAGGCCGTTCCACTGGACTGGCCGCCCGAACCAGGAGCAGGTGAACCACGTGGCGCCGTAGACGGGGATGCTGGCGCCGAGGAGCCACGGCTTGTCGGGCGGGTTCCACAGGTAGATGAAGGGGATCCCGCGCCGCGCCCAGGTGACGGCGTCGCGGAGCCAGCGCTCGTCGCCGCTGAAGCGATACGCCTCGATGTAGGCGTCCACCGCGTCGGCGGCGGCCAGCAGGTCGGGCGTGTGGACGGGCACCTCCCACACCTGGGCCGCGCGGGGCACGCGAAAGGTCTCCATCAGGCGGAGCGTCTTCTGCATCCGCTCGTAGGCCTCGGCGTCGCCCGCGATGCGCGCGTAGCGGAGCACCTGGAACGCCTTGTTCGCGCAGGTGCCGACCTCGACTGCGTTGTCGGGGCCGAGCTCGTGATAGTCCTTGCCCACGAAGGGGCCGTGGCCCTCCCGGTCGGCATCGAAGCGCCAGGCGCCGTCGTCGCCCATCGTGGCGAGGAGGCCGGCGGCGTGGGCGGGATTGGCGATGGCGAGGTCGAAGCGGCCTGGGAACCGCATCGCATCGAGCCGCGGCTCGGTGTGAAGGAGCGGCGCCACCTCCTCCGCCCGCTCGCGGCACTGCTTCCGCACCGCCTCATCGGGGCTGACGAGCGCACCGAGCAACAGGTCGGCGGCGAAATGGTGCGGCCTGCCCTTCTTCGACATGATCGGCCCGCCGCCCTTGCTCGTCCACCACTCCTTCGTCTCAGGCACCCAGAGCGACTTGAGGTAGGCTTGCATCGAGAACTCGATTTCCTTCTCGTATGACCCGTGCGGCAGGGGCAGGGGCTCTGGCAGGCCGTAAATGCGAATCCACTCATCCACCGCCGCCAGCGCATCTCTCGCCTCCCCGTCGGCAAGGATGAGGCCACGAACACGGAGCGTCTGGCCGGCCTCGAGAGGATACGGTTGCCAATCGCCGGGCTTCATTCCCCTGATGAACTCGGGGCCCGCGGGCAGCAGAAGGCCGGCGAGATGCGAGCGTTGCCCTCGGCGGACGTCGGGGGACTCAAAGATCACGGACGGCCGGTCGCGCGTGCCGTCCCACTTCTGGTGGACATCCCACAGCAGGCCGACGGCTCCGTGGCGGCCGTGGACCCCGATGGCTGGGATCACTACCATACTTGGGGGAGGCATGGAGCGGTCGCGGTCCGGATGGTTCGCCGCGATGTCAAGACTGCTGGAGGAAAGCTCATCGCCTACGAGCCACTCGAGTCCGGGGAAGACGGCCTCTTCGCGGTCGAGCACGTAGAGGAGCGGGCCGCCGAGGCAGGCGACGTTCATCGGCACATCGCTCCCCAGCTCGCAGTCCATGAGGACCCAGGCGTTCTGACGGCTCAGGGAGAAAGCGACACCCGTCCACCTCGAGCCGCCCAGGAATCGTCGAGCGTCAGCGAAGCGCAGGCAGGCCACCGATTCGGTCGCCTCGGCGCGGGGCATCTGTGAGGTGAAGCCGCCGCTTTCGCGGAGCGTGTCACCATCCTCGCTCTGATAGGTGAACGGGGCGAGGTGGAGGAGCCAGGCGACGGTGCGCCAGCCGTGTGGCGTCCTGGCCGCAAGCTCGCCTACGCCGAAGCCGAAGGCATTACGCCGGAACGCGAGCCGCACACGTTCGTTCTCGATGAGGGCATAGTGTTCGGCGGCGACGGCGCGCAGACGGCCCGAGGGGGCGGGCAGCCTCACGGCTGCGCCGACGATGAGCGTCGTGCCCTGGCTCGGCTTCTCCCTGACATTGGCGGCGCGGACCTCCGCATGCACAGGGGCTTCAGGACTCTGCGCCTGGGGAGTATGCATCGCGCGGGCGACCCAGGCCTGGCCCGGTAAGAGCTCGGGGAGACCCCGGCTCGCCTTGCTCTCACCCAACGCGAAGTCCACAGCAGGCGAGAGCAGGATGGCGTTGCCGGCGTTGCGGATGACGCACTCAAGGGCGATGGTTTCGCCCACGGTCGCCACCGGGGCCGTGGGGCCGAAGCTCTCCAGCACGAGCTTGGGCGCGACGGCGATGACGTCGGCAGCCGCGAGGGCGCCCGAGGAAACGGTGAGACGGATCGTGCTGGGCCCCTCGCGGCGGCCCTGCACGATCCAGCTTGCCTTGGCCTTGCTTTCGGCGGCGACTCCGCCCAGGCGGAGTTCGACGGGGCTGGCGCGGAGGCCGGGCTGGGCGGAGAGGGTGGCGCGGGTGTCGGGGGCGGGGCCGTCGCCGACGTTTTCGATGAGGGCGGAGATGGTGCAGCGCTCGCCAGGACGCTTGGGGTCCTCGTCGAGGCGGAGGCGGCTGATGCGGAGGAGCGGGCCGACGGTCTCGACGTAGGCGAAGTCGTCGAGGAGGAGTTCGCCTGCGGCGCCGAGGATGCGGGCGGCGAAGTGGACCCATCTGGCCTTGGGGTCGCCGGTGAAGTCGTACTTGAGTCGGCCCTGGTGCCACTGGCCGTCGCCGATGTGGTCCTTCGGCACGTCGAAGATGGCGCGGGGCGAGTCGGTGCCCTCGATGGGGACGGCGTTCATCGGGATGGCCTGGATGGTGAGGCGGGTGCCTTCGGCGGCGGAGAGGGCTTTGTACCAGAACTCGATCCCGCCCTTGAGTTGGGCAATCATCGCGCCCTGCTCGCCGCTCTTGGGCTTCCAAGCGCGGTTGAGGCCGGTTTCGGGGGCCTTGGTGTCGGGGGTGCGGAGGAGGCGGAGCGCGGTCTTGCCGGAATGGACACTATGGACATCATGGACGGCCTGGACGGTTTGGCCGACGGGCTCCCAGCCGAGAGGGAAGCCGTTGGGGGCCAACTCCTCGAACGAACCGTTGGTGCAGGGGTTGGGCGGCGTGGCGGCCCAGGGGCCGCTGAGGAACGCGAGAGCCAGAAGCCACGCGGGCATGTTCTCCTCCTCTCGCCGGCGAGTGTAGGCCGGGGCGGACGCCGCGTCAAGCCCGGCGGGCGGGGCCGCGCGTGGGGCAGTTCGCCCATAGTGGCTCAAACCAGGGGGAGAGGGTGAGCAAGAATGATGGAATGCGTTGGATCGGCGATTCTCGTGCGTTTGTCCATACTTGCGCCCTCCGGGGCGTGAGCCAGTATGGGTGGAATGGCGACAATCGGCGATTTGCGGGGCTGTAGCCGTAAGCGCTGCCGTGCGAAGGACATGTGCGGGGCAGCCCGGGGGCGGGCACGCAAGTCCAGAACGGCAGGGCGCTTGGGACGCCGCGTCGAGCTCGGCTTGATCGCGCCGTCGCCCGTGGCGTAGAATGCGGGGCGGGGAGGAGAGCAACGTCCAGGCACTGAGTGAAGGGGGTCTCGCTTGAAGTGCATCCTTCTTCTGGCGGCGTGCGCGGTTGTGCTGGGTGCGGGCGGGTGCTCGCGGTGGCAGGCTTCCGCGGGCGGGCGCGGGGCGATTCGGCTGCTGGGGCGATGGGACGCGTCGGGCGCGCCCACCCGCCTGGTGACGGTGAACCCCGGTTCGTCGTTCGAGTTCCGCTACGAGGGCACGACGTGCGTGCTGCACTTCGACCGCTCGGGGAACAAGCCGCCGCTGCCGCAGCTTTGGGTGCAGTTCGACGGCGAATGGTCGAAGCAGGTGGTGGATCGCGACCAGGTCGTGCTCGGCGAGGGGGCGGAGGCGGGCCGGCACCAGGTGTGGGTGATCGTGAAGGCGCTCGACGAGCATCAGGCGCGCTGGAAGCCGCCGCTCGTGGCCGCGCTCACCCTTGCGGGGGTTGAGGTGCCCGAGGGGCGACTGCTGCCGGCGCCGCGCCGCCGCAAGCTGCTCTTCGAGGCCATCGGCGACTCGATCACCGAGGGTGTGCTGGCCGTGCGCGCGGGGAAGCTGGAGGAGTGGACGGAGATTGCGGATGCCCGGGCGACCTGGGCGTTCCAGACGGCGCTCGCCCTTGGCGCGGAGCCGCGCATCATCGGGTTCGGCGCCCAGGGCGTCACCAAGGGCGGCAACGGCGGCGTGCCCCCTGCGCCGCTGGCGTATCCTTTCGTCTACGACGGCGTGCCGGCCCACGAGGTGCCCGCCGATATCGTGGCCATCAACCACGGCTGCAACGACGGCGGCGTGCCGAACATCGAGAACGGCTACCGCAACCTCATCAAGCTGGCCCGCCAGCGCAACCCCGAGGCGGCGATCTTCTGCCTCGTGCCGTTCGCCCAGGTGCACGAGCGCTCCATTCGCTTCGCGGTCGAGGGCGTGCACAACGAAGGGGATGCCAAGGTCTACCTCGTCGAGACCAAGGGCTGGATTGACCCGAAGGCCGACACGACCGATGGCGTACACCCCAACGCCCAGGGCCACGAGAAGGCGGCGAAGCTGCTCACCGAGGCCATCCGCCGTACCCTGCGGCGGTGAGCACGCTCGCCGGGACGTGACCTTGCACAGAACCTCCCGCGGGTTGCCGACCCGCGGGAGGTTGGAGGCCGAGGAATCGCCATGCGTCCGTCTTGCCTTGCCGCGCTTGTCTGTATCGCCATCGCCGCCATCGCATCAGTCTCCGCCGCAGGAGCCAAGCGAATGACGCCGGAGGAGCGGATCGCGGTCGTGCTGCGCGAGACGCAGCCGTTGAGGTTCCCCCGCGGCGAGCGGCTGCCGCTCTTCGTGTGGCCCGCGATGGACCTGCCCGGCGACGAGGCCCAGGTCGAGGCGACGCTGCGGGCTCTCGACGCGCGCGGCATCGCCGCCTGCGCCTCGTGGCACCCGGGCAGGAACCAACAGCAGTCGCTCGACCGCGCCCTGCGGATGAGCGCCCTCCAGAAACGCCTCG
This DNA window, taken from Planctomycetota bacterium, encodes the following:
- a CDS encoding GDSL-type esterase/lipase family protein — translated: MKCILLLAACAVVLGAGGCSRWQASAGGRGAIRLLGRWDASGAPTRLVTVNPGSSFEFRYEGTTCVLHFDRSGNKPPLPQLWVQFDGEWSKQVVDRDQVVLGEGAEAGRHQVWVIVKALDEHQARWKPPLVAALTLAGVEVPEGRLLPAPRRRKLLFEAIGDSITEGVLAVRAGKLEEWTEIADARATWAFQTALALGAEPRIIGFGAQGVTKGGNGGVPPAPLAYPFVYDGVPAHEVPADIVAINHGCNDGGVPNIENGYRNLIKLARQRNPEAAIFCLVPFAQVHERSIRFAVEGVHNEGDAKVYLVETKGWIDPKADTTDGVHPNAQGHEKAAKLLTEAIRRTLRR
- a CDS encoding DUF2284 domain-containing protein, whose amino-acid sequence is MKRTRAKTAALAGPRTPNTQHPTPLDGFLRRAVELGAKEAKLVPTSQVFTGEWVRLKCQYGCGAYASSRNCPPYSPTPERTRRILDEFKTAILVHGDRTADIRKIVVALEREVFLAGYYKAFAYACGPCRLCKTCNLEGACRHEDDARPAMEACGIDVFATARAAGFPIAVVASRDCEQNYYGLVLVE
- a CDS encoding beta-galactosidase trimerization domain-containing protein codes for the protein MDELRFRQVHLDFHTSEHIPGVGSRFDPEQFVAMLKRGRVNSINCFSKCHHGWSYHPTRVGEMHPSLRFDLLGAMIEACHANDIKIPVYLSVGLDERNARLHPEWIEVGAEGNRHGAAPLKAGWRKMCFGSPYLDFVIAQVEEMVRNYDADGAWLDIIHQGECCCTWCLAGMEKAGLNPEKAEDRQAYARRVLLAYYQRMTDAVHALKPGLLIFHNSGHIPRGRRDLFPYFTHLELESLPTGGWGYDHFPISAKYSATTGFDFVGMTGKFHTTWGEFGGYKNPVALRYECAAMLAWGSKCGVGDQLHPDGHMDEDTYRIIGDAFAHVEAREPWCKGAKPASEAAILSVEAVQKRHRGSDDPDVGAARILLENHVNFDVVDTEADFARYRLLVLPDEVTLDDKALLRKVKAFVAAGGTLVLSGRSGMNAEGTKFLVDVGAKPVGPSPWQPDYVKLLKPRGGASLPCEGLVENPFVMYERAQRVKVTGAEVLAEAWRPYFNREFRHFCSHQHTPPSEPAGYPAALRKGRVLYFAHPVFANYRNKGQQLARDYVWRLIADTYGRLDVEVGLPSGGRVSLLRQAARRRHILHLLYATPINRGRGIEVIEDVVPLYDVPVSLKLRARRVTLVPEGKPLRFTRRKGRIEFTVPRLEMHQMIALDD
- a CDS encoding HEAT repeat domain-containing protein, translating into MTDWRRTTQFSLWLGALPAACLMGISAAFGGEWPSDDEAEGFVALVHRALPDFEIAETARNTIPRHWFTYEPVAFLVEAKRGTASASFWFLPRPWVGIMRYRAAFDEYWDCVLVGKGCRVIAEATFPKLGETLWKLDLTRPSLRGENWWSASQVYGPRTREADEIAQRLVAEHCPDIRQRAGATVSLWRLGVPAVSVFRKGLDDPWAGAREVSIWALGALGDRQAVPRLCTIVKDPAIRSDLRESAAGALRDIGDPHAAPALLEALQLPRQSQRSWILVDALGRFRHAPAAATLLEILRSSCDARCRAKAAQALAALRCQEAVPVLVKLLEENVDRSLRRSLLRLTATWGEPTKEARLLLEPPTDAVVGKPMPMVLYVENVSDGPLHFLPFLTGTLVVDGERKENRTLFSVWTGRATMGVNEAWEREYDLSRDVTQAGTHTVRWETRGAASNETRFTVKAP
- the rhaM gene encoding L-rhamnose mutarotase, which gives rise to MIRQAFVMSVNPGQEAEYERRHRPIWPELEATLKAHGVHNYSIFLHPETRQLFAYAEVESEAQWAAIAQTPECRRWWAHMKDVMPANPDDSPVSQPLKEVFHID
- a CDS encoding CopG family transcriptional regulator; this encodes MATKRRYTNEPIGLEVIPDFLPPPEKLVRREETVKVTLVLDKFRVEFFKRHARRSHVPCQRVIRRVLDLYAARHR